The genomic stretch CCTGGGATactgggcctggggctggggcctcTTGGGGGCTCATCATTACAGTGCCCAGGGAGGACACCAAAGGCATTGATGAGTAGACAGAAATTCCCTCCCACATGCCTGCTCACCCACCCAcccgccacctcacctggccgaTGGCTCCAGCAAACACCAAGGCCCAGTCTGGCAGCCAGGAGCAACCAGGGAAGGTGAGAGCATAGGCAGCCAGGCCGCAGAAAGGCAGGACATAAAACATGTACATCAGCATCTGCAGGGGCGGGAGGAGAGGGGCACCAGCCTGTGAGATGAGCAGCTACCCCAGGTGGGTCTCCTGAGACCCCTGAGGTGGAGGCCCTGAGGAAGGATCTGGATGGCCTCAGACCCCACCCAGGCTCTCTGCAAAGTGCTCCTCTATTTCCCTTGGGGatccttgcccccaacccccgaACACATACACCAAACCTACTAACCTTTCTCTGGAAGTGGCATGCGACCCTGGCCTAGCCAGTCGGAGCATTCCAGCCCCCTGTCCATGATGCTCAGTAAGGGATGGGCAAGTGATTCAGGCTGGGCCAATCTGAGCCTGCCTAAGACTTGTGCTTAAGCTCAGGGGTAATAAGGGCTCACATTGCTCTGGGGTGGCTGAGTGGGGTGCATGGAAGCCTGAAGCTGCCACAGGCTGTCTCTGCCACCCCATAAAGGGACTGCCTGAGAGTGAAGCCATGCAAAGAAAGCAGAGCTCagagaccgggcatggtggctcatgcctgtaatcccagcactttgggaggccgaggtgggtggatcacttgaggtcaggagttcgagaccagcctgaccaacatggcaaaaccccgtatctactaaaaatacaaaattagctgagtatggtggctcacgcctgtaatcccagctacttgggaggctgaggcaggagaatcacttgagcccaggaggtggaggttgcagtgagccgagatcatgccattgcactccagcctgggccacaagagcaaaactctgtttaaaaaaaaaaaaaagaaaaagaaagaaagaaaagaaaggaaaagaaaagaaaagaagagcccAGAGTCTGCACCTTGAGCACCTGGATCCAGCCACACCTGAAGACCACATCTGTCCTTTTTTGGTAGGACAGTAAATTCCATACGGGCTTCTGCCTGTTTGAGTTGTGCTTCTGGCACCTGCTTCAAAGAGGCCCAGTGGACCCCTACCCATGGCAGGGGCGTGGTCTTCTCCCCGCTCCCCTCTCACCTGCACCTTAGGGTAGGCCACAGGGTCCCGCAGGTATGGCTCATACTGGTAGATATAGACAAAGCAGGCATCTGTGGGGCAATCAAGCACCACCTGGAGCAGACAGACATACCAAGAACCCTCAGACATCCCTCCCACAGGAagcctcccccaccctcccaggcCCACACCCCTTTCTCTGGCCTCTCCCAGCCCATCTCAAGTTGGGCTGGCTGGGAGAAATGGGGCTTTGTCATGGAACACTCAGGTTAGACTTGATGAAGATCTTCCTTGGATGATCAAACAGGAAGGGCAGTGTGGGAGAGGTGGGTCAGGGAAGGGAGACTggtggcaggggagggggagaCCAACCAGCGCAGACTCACCAGGCCCCGGAACAGAGTGAAGAAGCCAGCAAGGATGAGATATATGACAAGGGCCAGGTCAGCCGGACGCTGCAGGAGTCCCTTTCTTTGTTCCTCTTGCACCTGGCCCAGGGGAGAGAAACAGACAGCATGAGAGGTAGTCAATGACAAGTAttcagtaggtactcaataaaggTTCCTAAggctcctcccttctttctttttttcttttttctttttctttttctttttttttttgagacagggtctcattctgttgcccaggcttgagtgaagtagcacagtctcagctcactgcagcctcaatctcctgggctcaagtgatcctcccacctcagcctcccgaatagctgggaccacaggcatgcaccaccacatctggctaattttttaactttttgtagagttAAAAaatctggctgtgttgcccaggctggtctccaattcctgggctcaagcgatcctcatgccttggcctcccaaaatgttgggattacaggcatgagccactgcacccagccctcccttctttcttgtgACAAAGGAGAACCTTCCACAGAAACTAAGTCTTTGACCAAAAGCAACTGACACGGGGAAGGTTCAGGCACATTGGGACAAGGCCTAAGAGGGGTAAGGCACTCACCATGTTGGCGGTGCAGCGGGTTAGCGCCCGGGGCTGGCTGAAGACCTTCATGCCAGCCCAGCATGGCACCAGCAGGTAGGGGATGGTGAGGAAGAAGGCAGGCCTGATCTCGGAGCTGTATTTGCCTGCCATGGTGCAGGAGAGAGGGCATCAGCCATGCCAGAACCCTGCTGgacatctgtttgtttgtttgttctgagacagagtcttgctctgtcacccaggctggagtgcagtgatgcaatcttggctcactgcaacctctgcctcccaggttcaagcaattctcttgtctcaacctcctgagtagctgggattacaggcgtgcgccattatacctggctaatttttgtatttttagtataggcagggtttcaccatgctgcccaggctgatcttgatctcCACGGCTCAAGTGAttgatgaggcaggtggatcgcttgagccgagagttggagaccagcctgagcaacataaggattacaggcgtgagccaccacacgtggcctcTCTGGCTGGACATCTTGATTCAGAAATACCATCCTCATTCAAGCTCCACCACCTTCCATGGCTCCCTAGTGCCCACAGGATGATGTCCATGCTCCTTAGCCTAGCCTGCCTCAATTTACCTTCTGAATATGGATGCtaccttccagtgggttctttgCTTCCTACAAATACACCTTGGGTGTTCCCTTTGCTGAGGTTTTGCCATGCCAACCTCCCAGACTGCCTTCACTGCTCTACCTCCCAACACCTACCCCTGAAGCTTTCACCCTGTCCCCAAGATTCACCCTAAAATTCCCTTCCTGTGTCAAGACCATTCTGGGTCAAACCCCTGGGGCTGGGAACCATTGCCTGGGGAGGAAGCAGAGTTTGGGTTCTCCCGCCTTCCAAGAGGAAACAGGGACCGGAAAGGGGTGGGCTGCTGACTGAGGCTGTGGACACGCAAAGAGGGAGGTGGGGCCTCTGCAGACATCAGGGAAGGGATGGAGGATCCAATGGGGGTGCTTCTAGGTGCAGGGCAGTGACCAAGCCCAAGAGAACCTGGATTTCCCAAAGCCTTGTCCTTACCAAGAATGTTTCCTGTAAGGAACACCAGGATGCTCATGGCGAAGGAACCCAGCCAGTAGAGTCCAAAATTCCGGTATCTCTTCCTGAGCAGGGGATGGAGGGGTGACCAGCAGGTAGTCACTCCGTAATCTCAGAGCCCCAGCCAGGGCCCGGAGACCACCGTGGGTTTCCCAGCTCCGGGTCCCTTTCAGTTTTGCCCAGGATGGAAGGGACAACAGGGAGTTGAACGGCGGAATAACAGTGAGACCCTCTGTCCAAGAACAGAAGTGGCTGCCCAGGCACAGGGTGGATGTAAGCAATGCTAGGCCACCACCTACACCTGAGACGTTCCCTGGAACCTTCTCCTGGCCACCCCTGGCTGGAGCCCTAGAGAGGCGTCCTGATTTCTCCTACAGACACTTCTGGCTCCACCCTGCCCTGGGACCCCATCTGAGGATGCAACTTCTCTCCCAGGGTCAGGGGccaccctctccctgcctcctgcaCCTTCTGCAGATGGCGCCAGCCATGGCCAGGTAGAGGAGGTAGTGAACAGTGCCATCCCAGTAGCAGATGAAGACTCCGTGCGCTGTGCGCAGGTATGGCTCTCCCTGTGGGAGCAGGTGGGAGACTCAGACGGGCAGTGCGGTAGGGGGCTCCCTGGTCGTCCCCCAAGTACCTCCTTGGTGTAGAACTCCATGAAGCCCACCACATAGCTGTCTTCCTGAAGAGCGATGATGAGGTCCACAACCGAGGTGAAGGCGAAGACAGCGAAGACTGCAGTGAGTGGGCGGGCCGGGTCAGGTGTGGGAGGGGACACGTGTGGGTGGGGCTAGGGCTCAGTGTGGGCGGGGCTTGAAGTTAAGGTCAGGGATGAGATTATTCCAGGCAAGGACTCCAGACCCAGTCCCTGCCCCAACCCCAAAGGTTGCATGACCACAGTCCTGCCTCATTCTGCATGTCTGATGGAGGAGACACAGCCTGGCTCTCAGAAGTCCCTGGTTTGATTCAGAGGCCCAGTGCCTGCCTTTGGGAGTCCCCAGTCTCATGGGAGAGGCACCGTCCCTGCCCTCAGGAGATCTCAAAGTGATGAGGCAGTATACTCTTTTTCAGGAGCTTCtaatctgaggcaggagatgcAGTCCCTGTTCTTAGGAGCCCCAGCTCTGAAGGGGGAGGCTCTTTGAGGTTCCCCAGTTTAATGGGAGTGTTCAAATCTCTTTGAGGTCTCCAGTCTGATGGGAGCTCTTAAAGGGCCCCCAGTCTGATGGAGGAGGCCCTTTAATGGCCCCCAAGTCTGAGGGTGGAGGCCCTTGCCTGGACAGTCTTCTTCCCCACAGCTTCCCACTGACTCACCAGCATAGAGTGGGTCATAGGAGACCTCGCCATGGGACAAGCTGTAGAACGCCACGAAGAGCAGACCCAGGATTAGGGCGCTCATCAATGCCACCCACAGGGGGCTGTGGAGAGGGAAGCCAAGTCAGGGAGGCCAGGCCCAGTGCTGAGGCATCGCCCCACTCTCcctggtgggggaaggggcagacTCCTGGAAGCCCCAGGGGAAGAGACTAAAGTGTCTGTTCACCCATCAATGCTGTTCCCTGAAACTGCTCTCACCCTGTGCCAGGCCCTTGCTCAGgctgtttcttccttctggaaaCCGCTTCCAGAAGTCTTTTCCACTtggcaaactcctactcatccttcatgGCCCATCCACATTGTTCTTCCTCCATGAAGCCCTCCCTGACTCCCCAGAAAGGATCACTGTTTAACTCGGGCTAGCTACAGAGGGGATATTCATCagcctgtttctttttctcttttcttttctctttctttctttctttttttctttttctttcttctttctctctctctctctctttctttttgagacagagcactgacacccaggctggagtgcagtggtgcaatcttggctcactgcaacctctgccttctcagttcaagcgattatcctgcctcagcctcccaagtagctgggattacaggtgcccaccaccacatccggctaatttttgtatttttagtagagacggggtttcaccatgttggccaggctggtctcgaactcctgacctcaggtgatttgcccacctcggcctcccaaagtgctaggattacaggcatgagccaccacgcctggcctgcccCTTCTGACTTTACCATTTATCCCATCATTTGTTATGTGTTTGACTCAGTCTGTTCAGTCATTCGACAATGTCAAGCCCCTCTGTGGCCAGGCCCAGCTCCCAAGCCACATGGTCTCGAGTGCTCAGTTCTGTAGACTTCATTGTCTGACGCTCCCAGCTCCTCCCAGCTAAAGTCCAAATGCCTCTATTAACTCCACCCTACCCCTGCCCTGATCTGCACCCACAACCTGATAAGACAGGTCAACCAGTTGCATAGATAACAGAAGCCAGGTCTCCGGGCAGCCCTCAACCCAGGTGGGCAAATCCAGGCCCAGAGAGGATGGGAGTACCGTCCAGTTGTCCAGGGTCACACTCAAGACTCTGTCCATCACTCTCCAGGCCCCTATTTTCTCATGATCCCCTCAGAACCCAAGATTTCCATCCTGACCCCATCTAACAATGACATTATAGTACTCAGATGAGACCAAGACAAATCTTTGTACACAGTTTATAATCCTTAACCGTAACTATGAGATGAGATCTAGGATCGTGCCCATTACActgatgagggaactgaggctcccAGAGGAACTTGGCTCACCCAGgatcccaggagatggagatgggTATTCCCACCCAGGGAGCCAGGTTCATGGTTAAGACTCTCTCCACCCCATGGCTTGAGTTGAGCTGGGTTTAGAAGTGTGAGGGGCTTGCAGATGCCCACTATCCGGTGGCTGGACCCACAGGGCTAGGATCTAGGGTTAGGAGACAGGGACCAGGAAAGGGAACCAGTAGGGGGAACTGAGTCTAGGGACATGGTTAGCCAGCCCTGAACAAGAGGAAAGTCACAGGCCTGAGACAGGCAATGgagtagggtgtgtgtgtgtgtgtgtgtgtgtgtgtgtgtgtgtgtgtgtgtgcaggagccAGGTACCCGGGGCCTTATCTGGGACAATACTTTTACCCTTGGTGACTTTGGAACCTATGCAGGGCGCATCCCTGGGAAAACCCCAGAAACCCTCCAAAGCTCTGGCTTGTGGGGACTCATCATTCCTTCTTCCCAGGCCACAAACATCCCAGGAGCGGCCGCATCCCAGCCTCCAGCCCGGCGGGAAGGGGACTTCCGGTTAGAGAGGGGTGTTCTTCTGGCCCACCCCAATCCTGCCGGGTCGGAGCTGAGCTGGGGCGCAGGGCTCGCAGAAGCCAGGTCCGCGGACCGCGCATCCTCCCTCCAGCCCACCTCCAGtcctccccgcccccgcccgcccCCACTGTCCCCAAGGCCGCCCTGGCCCCTCTCCGCACGCACTGCGAGAGCGCCGAGACGTGGTTGAGCGCGTAGGACACCGGGAGGGCGCTCAGCGACAGCGCCGCGATCTTGCCGGCCAGCGGCGGGATGTCCATAGCGGCGGCTGCTGGACCCCGGCTCAGCCCCGACGCGCTCTTCAGGGCGCTCGGCTCCTCGTTGGCGGCGCGTCCCGGCCGAGGCTGCCAGGGACCCGCCCCGCACAAAGGTCGCCCCCCGCTGCGCCCTGGGCAGGCCGCCGTGACCGCCCTGCGTGTTCCCAGGGAGCCTCCAAGGCCCCTCCCCGGCCCTCCCCCTGGCAGCTGCCCCGCCCCTTCGCCCCTCACCATCGACACCCTCGTCTCCAATGGCCGTCCCGctactcagcctcagtttccctcactGTCAAAGGCTGGGACACAACACCTCGGGATGCTTCTGCTCTTAGGCCAAGGGGTGCGCCCTGGAGGTCCTGGCATGCCCCCTCTTTCCCCTGCCTCCACAACTTCGTTCTAAGGAAATTCGTTCTCCTGGACTCTGCGCTTCTAAACCTCTGCATTCCCCAGAGTTTCCCATCCCCACCCAAAGATCAAGTCGGCATTCCCTGTGCGCACTGATGGAGCAACCTCCAGCTCTTGGGTGCAAAATGCCTTTCAGTGGGCTTAGATTTGAGTTTTCATAAGGTGGCCACAAATGTAAACGTGTTTCCAGGCAAGTgtgaagtttgtttgttttttgagaggtctcactctgtggcccagactggagtgcagtggccctccttgaactcccagcctcaagagatcctcctacctcagcctcccaagtagttgggacgacaggtatgcaccaccacgcgcagctagttattttttgtaaagacagaggtctcactttgttgcccagactggtttcaaactcctgggctcaacggatcctcccacatcagcctcccaaggggctgggattacaggcgtgagccactgcgaggGGTCTTTAAGTGTGAGGCTTTGACTCCGGGGCTGTCCCTTTGCAGGCTAGTCCCGGGTTGAGGGTTCTTCATTTCAGGGAGAGGGTAGAAGGGGTCCTAGGGGGTGGGGGCTGAAGTTAGAATATCGGGATGGAGCCAGTTTGGTGAAGAGTTTGGGAACGGTGCTCCTGGCAGGGAGGAAAATGGCTCAGGCTTGGAACTGAGCAGTGGAAAGGAGGTCGGTTCTGCTGGGGTGTGATGAGAAGCGAGACAGCTGTGAGAGGCTGTGGGAGGTTTTGAACAGCTGGGAGGGGGCCACAGTATTGGGGGGGAGAATAAGGAGACCATCTGTCTTTGTCACCCCCTCCAACCAGACTCTGGCCCATGTGGAGTACTTGTGGATGCTGCAGACAGCAAGGTGAACCATGCCCACCTGACGCCTGCCCTGCGGGACCCCAGTCTGCAGCTGGCACAAATTCTAACCACTACCCCTACCTCAGGCCCCATTCTGCACGCAGCCCCTTAGCTTGACGCCAACTGGGTCACAGGTCTTCCTGAACTGGGCCATAAGAGGGTCTTCTGGCCGCATGTCTGACTCAGCCTCCTTCCCCAGGTGTCCACTGCCCATGGGTGAAGTTCAGGTTCCCCTGGACTTTCCCCAACTCTAACAGGGTCAACACCCCCCAGGCCTGCTTTCTGTCTGCAAAATGAGCCTTCTTGTAAGCGGGCCCCAGCAtcccctcctccaggcagccctgcctgccacccccaccccaccttctCCACACAAGGCCAGGGTGTCTGTGCCCAGCTCAGCCTAGGGGCTTGGCCTTGTCCCGTGTACAGGATGCAACTGCACACGCACACAGCACTTGGAGGCCTCGTCCCCTCGCAAGGGGTAAAGTCCATGCCCTGAGCCTGGTGAGCCTCCAGGTTGCTGAGAACTGAGAAGTGACTTGGATGGCTGAATGCCTGGGACCCAGTGCCAGGATTCCCTGAACCACTGGCTGCAGAGAACTACCCCGCTGTGCTCAGGGTCCTGGCCCACTGCCTTCTGGGCAGCCCTCATGCATGGGCACCCAGGCCAAGCCCACCAATGTTACTCTTTGCTCCGCCTCAGCCACAGCGTCAGGAAGGAACAAAGGGTGGTATATCACCCCAGCCTTGGCTCTGCCACTGCATCTGGCACCTCCCTGGTCTCAGACCCCACTGAGACACTCTGCAGACCGCCCCACCACGGCTCCCTGGTTCCTCTCAGTAGCAGCCTCAGACCTCATCCCCAGCAGCCTGGCTGACTGGAGCAGATCTTGTCCACCTGGTCCCCACACTTGGCACCTAGTGTTTGCTGAATGGCTGTGTGAACACAAGCTGGCCCAGGAGCCCGACTCCATGCCAAGCATGTGAATAGGGAGACCCTGGTGCCTGCAGGGGCTGGGCAGCACCcactgggtgtgtgtggggggtgggggcagatggaaatgcagattcccagggcCCTGCCCAACCAGCTGACTCGGCAGCTGCAGCTTAACAAGATCCCCAGAGTGACTTAGGCACAAATGTGGGGCTCTGGCCCTGGGGCAGATGTGGGGGTCTTGGcacacactgtggcctgggcTACCCTCCTGCCTCAAAACCTCCGGCTCTGAGGCCCTTCCTTCTAGGAGCTGCCTGACATGTTGGCATGGCACATCCATGCATCCATGCGGCTGTCCCCTAATGACACAAGCCCCAGGGACTCGTGTGCCTACCACATTGGTGGGACCTGAAGGGCCACAGCCAACACCTGTGTGCTGGGCCGTGCCAGCACCACCTGCCAGGAGAGCACATGGGTGTGCCCAGAAGCCACCTGCCCCCACAGGTCTGAGGGAAGGTGGGGCCCTGCCTGGAGACCCCTCCCCAACCTCCCTCTGCAGCACAGTGCTAGGCTCGGAGGTTCCTGACATTCCTTTAGCCCAGATGTGGCCAAGTCtccagctttattattattattattatttgagacagagtcttgctctcttgcccaggctggagtgcaaaggtgcaatcttggctcactgcaaccgcttcccaggttcaagcaattctcctgcctctgcctcccgagtagctgagatgacaggtgtgcaccaccatgcccagctaattttatatttttagtagagacaggatttcaccatgttggccaggctggtcttaaactcctgacctccagtgatccgcccgccctggcctctcaaagtgctgggatgacaggcgtgagacaccgcacctggccttccaGCTTTACTATGCTGAAAACAGctttcttcctcccctccagTGCAACCCAGGCTGAGCGGGGATGGAGACTCCACAGGCCAATAAGGAGAGCCCCGAGACAGCATCTTGCATCCCGCTGCTAACAGGAGGGGCTTCCTGCAACAGGACCAGGCATCTGTTGTGGATGAGCACTGGGACTTTATTACACGGCACGGCACTCGTGACAACGGAAGGGGTGGGCAGAAATGCAGGCCGGAACATTCCACAGTCCAGGGACGGTTGGTCATTCAGAAAGTATGTATTTCCAGAACACTCAGTAGTAAGGCCGTCTGGGATTGTTCTGTGGAAGGCAAAACAGATAACAGGAGGAGGGGATTAGCGCTAAAGACAGCAGTTCCTCCTGTCTGGAACCTTCCGGAGGCAGCTGAGCCCACACCCTTGAGGTGGCAGGGCAGGCTTGGGGGACGGGTGGGGGCTTGAATGCAGGTGGGTGGTAGGGGGCTCGCTGGTGAGACCCAGCCTGGCTGgactgagggaggaagggagcctTCTGTTCCTACCACCACCCTCTCCTGTCGACTGAGCAAAGGCGGCCCAGGCGGGCATGCGTACCAGGGGGTTGGGCCGGAAGCGgtaggccagcatcatccttttGCGGAACGCCTCATACTCGTCGTCCTCCTTGGAGAGCTCCGCCGGCCGGTCAATGCCGAAGCCAGCGCCGTCCACTGTGGTGGTGCCCCTACAGGGAGAAGAGGATGTGAGCAGGGACCTGGGGCCAGAACTCTGGCCGGGGGGCCGGGCACAGCTGGGCTCTCAACAGCACCTCCCGCGGgtgcagggctgggctgggacaTATCTGCACAGAGAGAAGCTTGAACCTGAACGGTCAAGGAGGGGAGACCcccggggcgggggggggggcggggcctAGGCCCCAGGGTCCCACACAGGAAGGAGGAGCCCACAGTGCAAGTTGTCCCAGCTCTTGGGATGGCAGGATGGTTACTCAAGGACAGCCTTGAAGGGGGCACTCGGGGCCAGGGTCACACCTGGGAGAGCTCCTGCCCATCTCTGGGAGTGGTTTCGCACTCATGGGGAATTCAAATAAGGCCCTTCACAAGGCAGACAAGGCCTGACCCATCTGTACCCTCACCCACCCCATCTGGCCTGGAGATACTCATGAGGGGACGGAAGGAGGCCCTGGGACTGGGGAGGACCCAGCCCGTATGGCCTCCTGCACTGCAGGCCTGTGCCTGACAAGGGGTGTGCAGTGGGGTGCTGTGATCATTTTGCCACAAGGGAAAAGCGATGACATAAAGGGGTGGGAATGGGGAGGCAGCAGGGGACCCACAGACCCCAAGTTAATGGCCATGCCCTCCCACAAGGCCACACTCACTTGTTCACTGGGTTCTTGATGCCCTGGCCCTCTGAGCCCAGCCCCTCGCCCTCCTTCCAGCCCATCTTCATCAGCATCTGGTAGCCGATGTTCTCCACAGTCAGCTTGAACTCCTTGTACTCTGAGTAGTCAGGCTCACGGCCCTCCTGCAAGGTGAGGAGGCAGCTGTCACCCACCAGGGCTGGGGCTGTCGTGGCCCCCAAATCCAACCTTCTGCCTTTGGTTTGAATCAGTGCTGGGACCAGTGGCCCATCTGCCTCCCTCTCACCAGATCAGACTCCTTGAGAACAAACAGACCAAGCTCCTCCTGCTTCTCAGGGTCCCCGGGGCCTTAGTGCCAAACTGTGCACCCCTGGTGGCCAAGTCAAAAGGGCAAGAGGATGAGTTACACAGGCCTTATCCACCTGAGATAAAGCAATGGTTCACTGGCAAAGAGAAGCCCTGTGTTCATGTCCTGAGAGCAATTTGTTGTACAAGGTTCTAATAAGAGATGGACAACGAGGTTACCACCTCACTAATGAGGTTATCAGGCCCTGAACAGTTTTataaaaaaacctcaaaaagatAATGGGGGACATGCCATGTCAGCCCTCTCCCCTCAGGAGCCCAACAGCAGCAGACACAGAATGTTAAACTCTGGTTCTGGAGAGGCCAGTCCGTGGGGACTTCTGCCGGAGAAACACTTTGCCTGTAAAC from Pan paniscus chromosome 20, NHGRI_mPanPan1-v2.0_pri, whole genome shotgun sequence encodes the following:
- the TM6SF2 gene encoding transmembrane 6 superfamily member 2, producing the protein MDIPPLAGKIAALSLSALPVSYALNHVSALSHPLWVALMSALILGLLFVAFYSLSHGEVSYDPLYAVFAVFAFTSVVDLIIALQEDSYVVGFMEFYTKEGEPYLRTAHGVFICYWDGTVHYLLYLAMAGAICRRKRYRNFGLYWLGSFAMSILVFLTGNILGKYSSEIRPAFFLTIPYLLVPCWAGMKVFSQPRALTRCTANMVQEEQRKGLLQRPADLALVIYLILAGFFTLFRGLVVLDCPTDACFVYIYQYEPYLRDPVAYPKVQMLMYMFYVLPFCGLAAYALTFPGCSWLPDWALVFAGAIGQAQFSHMGASMHLRTPFTYRVPEDTWGCFFVCNLLYALGPHLLAYRCLQWPAFFHQPPPSDPLALHKKQH